One segment of Thermococcus profundus DNA contains the following:
- a CDS encoding IMP cyclohydrolase, translating into MRYVGRTLGIGLNMGKPFAFYLLCSRSFPNRKAARKGNAAYIINQTETDNPYVSYPVVRLTREYAVVTNGLHTDFIAQALEWERPRKALVHVLDALDYERDSYNTPRIAGIIQRGERRGWLGFAGREEFWVREIELEEGKAFLTATYNVDGFQEVEMSFSTARELAERAMRLPFENRVLAIGVVERKEEWELGTAE; encoded by the coding sequence TTGAGGTACGTGGGGAGAACGCTCGGAATAGGGCTGAACATGGGGAAACCCTTCGCCTTCTACCTCCTCTGCTCCCGCTCCTTCCCGAACAGAAAAGCCGCGAGGAAGGGGAATGCCGCCTACATAATCAACCAGACCGAGACTGATAACCCCTACGTAAGCTACCCCGTTGTAAGGCTGACGAGAGAGTACGCGGTCGTCACCAACGGCCTCCACACGGACTTTATCGCTCAGGCCCTCGAGTGGGAGAGGCCGAGGAAGGCCCTCGTTCACGTCCTGGATGCGCTTGACTACGAGAGAGATAGCTACAACACTCCGAGGATAGCTGGGATAATCCAGCGCGGGGAAAGAAGGGGATGGCTGGGCTTTGCCGGCAGGGAAGAGTTCTGGGTGAGGGAGATTGAGCTCGAAGAAGGAAAAGCTTTCCTGACGGCGACCTACAACGTTGACGGCTTTCAGGAGGTAGAGATGAGCTTCTCAACGGCCAGGGAGCTGGCGGAGAGGGCTATGAGACTTCCCTTTGAGAACAGGGTGCTGGCGATTGGTGTGGTGGAAAGGAAAGAGGAATGGGAGCTTGGAACGGCTGAGTAG
- a CDS encoding sodium:solute symporter family protein, translating to MVVAFILGGASWGATYGLGGIWYGFACGLGLLILGLTLARPMRLLARYTVPEVLEMRYKSKAIRLLAATLSLLALVGILGAQVWAASAVFEAIGLPGTAGAVFATLVFIAYTALSGLWAVALTDFIQIIIGSIGILVAVILGLIKVGGVSGLKRALDGISGLPQPAGQYFSFTSLGPSLLALTLIATVMYTLIGQDFYQRLFAAKDERTARKGAVYAGILLMALSVLPALAGMLAIALSGNPGTVIDSPKTAVPMLVISVFGGTVGAIFVAAVLAAIMSTADSLLSAATSHIVKDFYEGLVGKAGDEKKLLRLSMLTTIVVGLLSLGAALAIQGIVELLIYSYDVYTSGVFVPLVLGLYWKRVTKEGALAGMVAGSLVAVLGAAGVLNFPYWEYIYVSGAVVSALVMVAVSVMTEVEEIDEELEAAFG from the coding sequence ATGGTGGTGGCTTTCATCCTGGGCGGAGCTAGCTGGGGAGCGACCTACGGGTTAGGCGGCATCTGGTACGGCTTCGCCTGCGGTCTCGGGCTTCTGATTCTCGGACTGACCCTTGCGCGGCCAATGCGCCTTCTCGCCCGCTACACTGTCCCCGAAGTCCTTGAGATGCGCTACAAGAGCAAAGCGATCCGCCTGCTCGCGGCGACGCTGTCTCTGCTGGCGCTCGTTGGCATTCTAGGGGCGCAGGTATGGGCAGCTTCGGCGGTCTTCGAGGCGATAGGCCTTCCTGGAACTGCGGGGGCGGTGTTCGCGACGCTCGTGTTCATAGCCTACACCGCACTCTCGGGACTGTGGGCGGTGGCCTTAACGGACTTCATCCAGATCATAATCGGGAGCATAGGAATACTCGTGGCGGTAATCCTGGGCCTGATTAAGGTCGGGGGCGTCTCGGGACTGAAGAGGGCACTGGACGGGATAAGCGGACTCCCGCAGCCGGCGGGACAGTACTTCAGCTTCACCTCGCTCGGCCCGTCACTGCTGGCACTGACGCTGATAGCGACGGTCATGTACACCCTCATCGGCCAGGACTTTTACCAGAGGCTCTTCGCGGCGAAAGACGAGAGGACGGCCAGGAAAGGCGCGGTGTACGCGGGAATCCTGCTCATGGCACTCTCAGTGCTCCCTGCCCTCGCGGGGATGCTGGCCATAGCCCTTTCCGGCAACCCCGGGACGGTGATAGACTCGCCGAAGACGGCAGTCCCGATGCTGGTCATTTCGGTCTTCGGCGGCACCGTGGGAGCGATATTCGTGGCGGCGGTACTTGCGGCCATTATGAGCACCGCGGACTCGCTGCTCTCAGCGGCGACCTCGCACATAGTCAAGGACTTCTACGAGGGGCTGGTAGGAAAAGCCGGCGACGAGAAGAAGCTCCTGAGGCTCTCGATGCTCACCACGATAGTGGTCGGGCTGCTGTCGCTGGGGGCGGCACTGGCGATCCAGGGGATTGTGGAGCTCCTCATATACTCCTACGACGTCTACACCTCCGGCGTCTTCGTCCCGCTGGTGCTCGGCCTCTACTGGAAGAGGGTAACCAAGGAAGGGGCTTTGGCAGGAATGGTCGCCGGGTCTCTGGTGGCGGTGCTCGGAGCGGCGGGAGTCCTGAACTTCCCGTACTGGGAGTACATCTACGTGAGCGGGGCGGTTGTTTCTGCCCTCGTTATGGTGGCCGTCAGCGTCATGACTGAGGTCGAAGAAATCGACGAGGAGCTTGAAGCGGCATTTGGTTAG
- a CDS encoding riboflavin synthase — MFTGIVEGTGRARYSAGKLYVELPFDVKEGDSVAVNGACLTVVSFDGKTAVFDVGEETLARTNLREARVVNLERAMPASGRFDGHIVTGHVDGTIRFVTKRRSGNTTWMAFEMPKEKWGVAEKGSIALNGVSLTVARVEVSRFWIQVIPYTLEKTNLDLLKPGEKVNYEIDVLARYVKRILER; from the coding sequence ATGTTCACGGGGATAGTTGAGGGAACCGGAAGGGCCCGCTACTCCGCTGGGAAACTCTACGTTGAGCTCCCCTTCGATGTGAAGGAAGGGGACAGCGTGGCTGTAAACGGGGCTTGCTTGACTGTTGTTTCCTTTGACGGAAAAACTGCAGTCTTCGACGTTGGTGAGGAAACCCTCGCGAGGACGAACCTGAGGGAGGCCAGGGTTGTCAACCTTGAAAGGGCCATGCCAGCCAGCGGCCGCTTCGATGGACACATAGTTACTGGCCACGTTGACGGGACGATAAGGTTCGTGACAAAGAGGAGGAGCGGAAACACGACCTGGATGGCCTTTGAGATGCCGAAGGAGAAGTGGGGGGTTGCGGAAAAGGGTTCCATAGCCCTAAACGGTGTTTCCTTAACCGTTGCGAGGGTTGAGGTAAGCCGCTTTTGGATCCAGGTCATCCCCTACACCCTTGAAAAGACGAACCTCGACCTCCTGAAGCCGGGCGAAAAGGTCAACTACGAGATAGATGTTCTAGCGAGATATGTGAAGAGGATACTTGAGCGCTAG
- a CDS encoding formate--phosphoribosylaminoimidazolecarboxamide ligase, which produces MIVSTIASHSSLQILLGAKKEGFKTRLYVSPKRRAFYSSLPIVDDLVVTEDMSAILNDDGIVVPHGSFVAYLGLEAIEKAKAKFFGNRHFLKWETTFELQDRALDRAGIPRVEVVELEEVKSDELYFVRIEGPRGGSGHFIARGSELEERISTLEEPYRIERFIPGVYLYVHFFYSPILERLELLGVDERVLIADGNARWPVKPLPYTISGNRAVALRESLLPKLYDYGTAFVEAMRELEPSGVIGPFALHFAYDGSFRAIGIASRIDGGSNADHWYSELYWGERLSMGRRIARELRLAEEEDRLGEVVT; this is translated from the coding sequence GTGATAGTCTCGACCATAGCTTCCCACTCCTCGCTTCAGATACTCCTGGGGGCGAAGAAAGAAGGATTTAAGACGAGGCTCTACGTTTCTCCCAAGAGAAGGGCTTTCTACTCTTCACTTCCGATTGTTGATGATCTCGTAGTTACAGAGGACATGAGCGCCATCCTGAACGACGATGGCATCGTTGTTCCTCACGGCTCCTTCGTTGCTTACCTCGGCCTGGAGGCGATAGAAAAGGCCAAAGCGAAGTTCTTTGGCAACAGGCACTTCCTCAAGTGGGAGACGACCTTTGAGCTTCAGGATAGGGCCCTTGACAGAGCTGGTATTCCAAGGGTAGAGGTTGTTGAGCTGGAGGAGGTTAAGTCGGACGAACTTTACTTCGTCAGAATCGAGGGACCTAGGGGAGGGAGCGGCCACTTTATAGCTAGGGGAAGCGAGCTTGAGGAGAGAATTTCAACGCTTGAAGAACCCTACAGAATCGAGCGCTTCATTCCGGGCGTTTATCTCTACGTCCACTTCTTCTACTCGCCCATCCTGGAGAGGCTTGAGCTCCTCGGCGTTGACGAGAGAGTTTTAATAGCGGACGGAAACGCCCGCTGGCCGGTGAAGCCTCTTCCCTACACGATATCCGGCAACAGGGCGGTAGCCCTTAGAGAGTCGCTACTTCCGAAGCTCTACGACTACGGAACGGCCTTCGTCGAGGCCATGAGGGAGCTTGAACCGTCGGGAGTTATCGGTCCGTTCGCCCTCCATTTCGCCTACGACGGCTCTTTCAGGGCGATAGGTATAGCCTCCCGCATAGACGGTGGAAGCAACGCCGACCACTGGTACTCGGAGCTTTACTGGGGCGAGAGGCTCAGCATGGGGCGAAGGATTGCGAGGGAGCTCAGGCTTGCCGAAGAGGAGGACAGGCTTGGGGAGGTGGTAACTTGA
- the ribH gene encoding 6,7-dimethyl-8-ribityllumazine synthase — protein MDVRIVEGEFKGEGVKIGIVVARFNDLLTDELLSGALDCFERHGVEEVDVVKVPGSFEIPLVAKKLAESGKYDAVLTLGAVVRGETKHFDLVANEVAKGVASVSLQSGVPVIFGVITVEDELQGFNRAGVKSNKGFEYAMAALEMANLMRKLKG, from the coding sequence ATGGACGTTCGGATCGTTGAAGGAGAATTTAAGGGTGAAGGGGTAAAGATCGGCATTGTCGTCGCCAGGTTTAACGATCTCCTGACTGACGAGCTCCTCAGCGGCGCACTCGACTGTTTCGAGAGGCACGGAGTTGAGGAGGTTGATGTCGTAAAGGTGCCCGGAAGTTTCGAGATACCGCTTGTTGCCAAAAAGCTCGCCGAGAGCGGAAAGTACGACGCGGTTCTCACGCTGGGAGCAGTCGTCAGGGGAGAAACGAAGCACTTCGATCTGGTTGCCAACGAGGTCGCCAAGGGAGTCGCCAGTGTCTCCCTCCAGAGCGGAGTTCCTGTTATCTTCGGCGTAATAACAGTCGAGGACGAGCTTCAGGGCTTCAACAGGGCTGGAGTTAAGAGCAACAAGGGCTTCGAGTACGCGATGGCCGCTTTGGAGATGGCAAACCTGATGAGGAAATTGAAAGGATAA
- the ribD gene encoding bifunctional diaminohydroxyphosphoribosylaminopyrimidine deaminase/5-amino-6-(5-phosphoribosylamino)uracil reductase RibD — protein sequence MRSEDEKFMRLALELAKRGEGWVNPNPMVGAVIVKNGEIIGVGWHRKFGEKHAEVNAIEDAKAKGHDVRGATMYVTLEPCSHWGKQPPCADRIIREGFERVVVAMEDPNPLVAGQGIEKMRKAGIEVEVGLLEEEARKLNEIFLKYITTKLPFVSIKLALTLDGFIATQTGSSQWITGEKARHRVQKLRRKHMAIMVGSGTVLADNPRLNCRLENCPEKVKVILDRSGRIADEVSNGRKFRLFEDGRVIFFTEMPEKFEGIAEAYSITEPAEILKKLGELGIDSVLIEGGRIACGFLPLADKFYLFYGPKLFGNGIKPFECLKVSDANEAPLLRIESIERLGESFLVTAYPGDRNVHGDS from the coding sequence ATGAGAAGCGAAGACGAGAAGTTCATGAGGCTCGCCCTTGAGCTGGCGAAGCGAGGAGAGGGCTGGGTGAACCCGAATCCAATGGTTGGAGCCGTTATAGTCAAGAACGGAGAGATAATAGGCGTCGGCTGGCACAGGAAGTTCGGTGAGAAGCACGCCGAGGTAAACGCCATAGAGGACGCAAAGGCCAAAGGCCACGATGTCAGAGGGGCGACGATGTACGTAACCCTAGAACCCTGCTCCCACTGGGGGAAGCAGCCGCCCTGCGCCGACAGGATAATCAGAGAGGGCTTTGAGAGAGTTGTTGTAGCAATGGAGGACCCGAACCCGCTCGTCGCTGGCCAGGGAATAGAGAAGATGAGAAAGGCAGGTATAGAGGTCGAGGTGGGGCTTTTAGAGGAGGAAGCCAGAAAGCTCAACGAGATTTTTCTCAAGTACATAACCACCAAACTGCCCTTCGTCTCGATAAAGCTTGCCCTCACGCTCGATGGATTCATAGCCACTCAAACAGGTTCCTCCCAGTGGATAACAGGAGAAAAAGCCCGCCATAGGGTACAGAAGCTCAGGAGGAAGCACATGGCAATAATGGTAGGTTCGGGAACGGTCCTAGCCGACAACCCAAGGCTCAACTGCCGGCTTGAGAACTGCCCTGAGAAGGTTAAAGTGATCCTTGACCGGTCGGGCAGGATAGCGGACGAAGTAAGCAATGGAAGAAAGTTCCGTCTCTTCGAGGACGGGAGGGTTATTTTCTTCACAGAGATGCCAGAGAAGTTCGAGGGGATAGCCGAGGCCTACTCGATAACTGAACCAGCGGAGATTCTGAAGAAGCTCGGCGAGCTCGGGATAGACAGCGTCCTGATAGAGGGCGGCAGGATAGCCTGCGGGTTCCTGCCTTTAGCTGATAAGTTCTACCTTTTCTACGGGCCTAAGCTCTTTGGCAACGGGATAAAGCCCTTCGAGTGCCTAAAAGTCAGCGACGCCAACGAGGCCCCCCTGCTGAGAATCGAGTCAATCGAGAGGCTGGGTGAGAGCTTCCTCGTCACCGCTTATCCGGGTGATAGGAATGTTCACGGGGATAGTTGA
- a CDS encoding phosphoribosylaminoimidazolesuccinocarboxamide synthase: MRPIYRGKTKDVYEDGPYLVFYFKDSILGEGGREDTGGNEVVGERKGKGSAVLDETEFFFGLLEKKGIKTHFVERIGGRRARFLRAERIPLEVIYRELAYGSFLRRYRGWVEELKPLGIVEFTLKDDSLKDPLITEEATVKLGIAGKEEVKEMKETTLKVAEILRSFFSSKGLQLVDFKLEFGRRNGELILIDELSGDTMRVMKDGKLLSQEELREVIA; encoded by the coding sequence GTGAGGCCCATCTACCGCGGAAAGACTAAGGATGTGTACGAGGACGGCCCTTACCTCGTCTTCTACTTCAAGGACTCGATACTCGGTGAGGGAGGAAGGGAGGACACCGGCGGCAACGAGGTTGTGGGCGAGAGAAAGGGCAAGGGAAGTGCAGTCCTCGATGAAACCGAGTTCTTCTTCGGCTTGCTTGAGAAGAAGGGGATAAAGACGCACTTCGTTGAGCGGATTGGCGGGAGGAGGGCGCGCTTCCTGAGAGCGGAGAGGATACCGCTCGAGGTCATCTACCGCGAATTAGCCTACGGGAGCTTCCTGAGGAGATACAGGGGCTGGGTGGAGGAGCTGAAGCCGCTCGGGATAGTGGAGTTCACCCTGAAGGACGACTCCCTCAAGGACCCGCTGATAACAGAGGAAGCCACAGTAAAGCTGGGGATAGCAGGGAAAGAGGAAGTCAAGGAGATGAAGGAGACAACGCTTAAGGTCGCCGAGATCCTGAGGAGCTTTTTCTCTTCTAAAGGCCTCCAGCTCGTTGATTTCAAGCTGGAGTTCGGCCGGAGAAACGGTGAGCTTATCCTAATAGACGAACTGAGCGGCGACACGATGCGTGTTATGAAAGATGGAAAGCTCCTGAGCCAAGAGGAGCTTAGGGAGGTGATAGCGTGA
- a CDS encoding bifunctional 3,4-dihydroxy-2-butanone-4-phosphate synthase/GTP cyclohydrolase II — translation MNWDSIKNAVLEGKPVVLIDDRREFEADLIYPAEIASPEVVNFMLSMKGLLCLTMDMDEALKKGFFPLPSKEGETNFLVPVDYKETFTGITAEERALTARKVAEGLGVEAFRYPGHLHLLGGIGLNRRRGHTESSLELMEILGFKRYALIVEILDEEGDSHNREYALKLAEEHGLPVLTTDDVWKEFVKRKQLMRIYANARLPTHYGEFRIIAFDNELDFKEHVAIVKEPYGEVPLVRVHSKCLTGDTLTSLKCDCGSQLANALRMISQEGGILLYMDQEGRGIGLKEKIKAYELQDRGLDTVEANKALGHAEDERTYEAAFQMLRALGVSKVRLITNNPRKAQALEEFGIEVVETVPAPGEVTEYNRMYLKVKAEKLGHKLPFEV, via the coding sequence ATGAACTGGGACTCAATCAAAAACGCAGTTCTTGAGGGAAAGCCCGTTGTTCTCATCGACGACAGAAGGGAGTTTGAGGCAGATTTGATTTATCCGGCCGAGATAGCCTCTCCGGAGGTCGTCAACTTTATGCTCTCCATGAAAGGCCTCCTCTGCCTTACGATGGACATGGACGAAGCCTTAAAGAAGGGCTTCTTCCCGCTTCCGAGCAAGGAGGGAGAGACGAACTTTCTGGTTCCAGTTGACTATAAGGAAACCTTCACGGGCATAACTGCGGAGGAAAGGGCTTTAACAGCTAGAAAGGTTGCAGAAGGGCTTGGTGTTGAGGCCTTCCGCTATCCTGGCCACCTCCACCTCCTCGGCGGGATAGGCCTCAACAGGAGGAGGGGGCACACCGAGAGCTCCCTCGAGCTTATGGAGATACTCGGCTTCAAGAGGTACGCCCTTATCGTTGAAATTCTCGACGAGGAGGGGGACTCTCACAACAGGGAGTACGCCCTAAAACTAGCAGAGGAGCACGGTCTTCCCGTCCTCACCACAGACGACGTCTGGAAGGAGTTCGTCAAGAGGAAGCAGCTGATGAGGATTTACGCCAACGCGAGGCTACCAACTCACTATGGAGAATTCAGGATAATAGCATTCGACAACGAGCTCGACTTTAAAGAACATGTCGCCATCGTCAAGGAGCCCTACGGGGAAGTTCCGCTCGTCAGGGTTCACTCCAAGTGCCTGACCGGGGACACCCTGACGTCACTCAAGTGCGACTGCGGCAGCCAGCTCGCCAACGCCCTCAGAATGATATCGCAAGAGGGGGGAATACTCCTCTACATGGATCAGGAAGGCAGGGGGATCGGCCTGAAGGAGAAGATAAAGGCCTACGAGCTTCAGGACAGAGGTCTAGACACAGTCGAAGCCAATAAAGCCCTAGGACATGCAGAGGACGAGAGAACCTACGAGGCGGCATTCCAGATGCTCCGCGCGCTGGGAGTCTCGAAGGTTAGGCTGATAACCAACAATCCCCGGAAGGCACAGGCCCTTGAGGAGTTTGGGATAGAGGTTGTGGAGACTGTTCCGGCCCCTGGTGAGGTCACGGAGTACAACAGGATGTATCTTAAAGTCAAGGCCGAGAAGCTCGGCCACAAGCTTCCCTTCGAGGTCTGA